One window of Pocillopora verrucosa isolate sample1 chromosome 9, ASM3666991v2, whole genome shotgun sequence genomic DNA carries:
- the LOC131788679 gene encoding hatching enzyme 1.2, whose amino-acid sequence MDFVIKMKLLYVLIGLSITNYTLGRSTLKHLHQNRQREVQHKVKDERIYEGDIFLDRSTQSLLQSLRRRPVRSAISSPNKKWSSNVIPYTFGGVSSRVREAVELAIRDIEEHTCIRFVTRKNEEDYIYIVSRGKYCWSSIGRSGGKQRLSLGKGCERKGTAIHEFMHALGFFHEQSRLDRDKYVTIYWNNIEKDQQFNFQKYSHGDADPLDLPYDYGSVMHYRKYAFTGNGFPTVVPKDKWATIGQRKGLSEIDIKKINKFYNCSAYTTASPTPKATAKPTDPPIRRHCRNRNMYCQRWASVGYCFHRNIRYRKYMQISCRKSCNLC is encoded by the exons ATGGACTTTGTTATTAAGATGAAATTACTTTACGTTCTCATTGGACTTTCTATTACAAATTACACTTTGGGAAGGAGTACGCTGAAACACCTACATCAAAACCGCCAGCGAGAAGTTCAGCATAAAG TAAAAGACGAAAGGATCTACGAGGGCGACATATTTTTGGATCGAAGCACTCAGTCCTTACTTCAGAGTCTGCGAAGGCGGCCAGTCCGGAGTGCCATTTCATCACCAAACAAAAAGTGGTCATCAAATGTTATACCTTACACCTTTGGGGGCGTTA GCTCGCGAGTGAGGGAAGCTGTGGAACTTGCAATCAGAGACATTGAAGAGCACACGTGTATCAGATTTGTTACAAGGAAAAACGAAGAAGATTACATATATATTGTGTCACGTGGAAAATA TTGCTGGTCTTCGATCGGACGCAGCGGCGGCAAACAGCGATTATCTTTAGGAAAAGGTTGTGAGCGAAAGGGAACCGCTATACACGAGTTTATGCACGCACTGGGTTTCTTTCATGAACAGTCCCGCCTGGACAGAGATAAATATGTCACAATATACTGGAACAATATTGAGAAAG ATCAGcaatttaactttcaaaaataCAGTCATGGAGACGCAGATCCCTTGGACCTTCCTTACGATTATGGATCCGTAATGCACTATCGAAAATATGCCTTCACTGGGAATGGATTTCCGACGGTCGTTCCAAAGGACAAGTGGGCTACCATTGGTCAAAGGAAGGGCCTTAGTGAAATAGACATCAAGAAGATCAATAAATTTTATAACTGCTCCGCGTACACCACAGCAAGTCCAACACCAAAAGCCACAGCCAAACCAACAG ACCCTCCTATCCGGCGCCATTGCAGGAACAGGAACATGTACTGCCAAAGATGGGCGTCAGTGGGTTACTGTTTTCACCGGAACATAAGATACAGGAAATACATGCAAATCAGCTGCAGAAAAAGCTGTAACTTGTGCTAA